In one Arachis duranensis cultivar V14167 chromosome 9, aradu.V14167.gnm2.J7QH, whole genome shotgun sequence genomic region, the following are encoded:
- the LOC107466726 gene encoding uncharacterized protein LOC107466726, which produces MEIPEHRKWMYNRNLSNRGGLRQEFVNGVRNFIDTVTKQPQFVLEGGILRCPCNKYKNKIFLTPDEVSLDLYKCGFMPRYWCWDSHGESPLPLNLDQDNNQEGACSSLHANVPIRNSYESMVVDAVGPEFMSQFEENMEEPPNEEAKKFYDLLQSAQRPLFEGCIDHSELSMAVKMLSIKAKGNVSQQIFDDFVKAMKEVMPKDNFLVSNFYEAKKLVSKLGMESNKINCCINGCMLYYKEDDIPRKECKFCHSPRYKIGKKGKQAPLKRMHYLPLIPHLRRLYASMNTASHMRWHFDHEFKGVLEHPSDSKAWKYFDRKHAQFSQEPRNVRLGLCADGFTPFGQSGKQYS; this is translated from the coding sequence ATGGAAATTCCAGAACATCGAAAGTGGATGTACAATAGAAATTTGTCAAATCGAGGAGGATTACGACAGGAATTTGTCAATGGTGttcgaaattttattgataCAGTTACAAAACAACCTCAATTTGTACTTGAAGGCGGTATACTTAGATGTCCTTgcaacaaatataaaaataagattttcttaACTCCGGATGAGGTTTCATTAGATTTATATAAATGTGGTTTCATGCCAAGATACTGGTGTTGGGATTCACATGGAGAGAGTCCTTTGCCCTTGAATTTAGATCAAGATAATAATCAAGAAGGTGCATGTTCTTCTCTGCATGCTAATGTGCCAATAAGAAATTCGTATGAATCTATGGTGGTTGATGCTGTTGGACCAGAATTTATGAGTCAATTTGAAGAAAACATGGAAGAGCCTCCGAATGAAGAagctaaaaaattttatgatttattacaGTCTGCTCAGCGCCCATTATTTGAGGGATGTATTGATCATTCAGAATTATCAATGGCAGTTAAAATGTTGAGTATAAAAGCTAAAGGGAATGTATCTCAACAAATCTTTGATGATTTCGTGAAAGCTATGAAAGAAGTGATGCCGAAGGATAACTTTCTTGTCTCCAATTTTTATGAAGCAAAGAAGCTAGTATCGAAACTTGGCATGGAAAgcaataaaattaattgttgCATTAATGGTTGTATGCTGTATTACAAGGAGGATGATATACCAAGAAAAGAATGTAAATTTTGTCATTCTCCAAGGTACAAAATAGGTAAAAAGGGTAAACAAGCTCCTTTGAAACGAATGCACTATTTACCACTTATACCTCATTTAAGAAGACTTTACGCTTCAATGAACACAGCATCTCACATGCGATGGCATTTTGATCACGAGTTTAAAGGAGTTCTTGAGCATCCATCAGATTCAAAAGCATGGAAGTATTTTGATAGAAAACATGCACAATTTTCTCAAGAACCACGCAATGTCAGACTAGGATTATGTGCTGATGGATTCACCCCTTTTGGTCAATCTGGTAAACAATATTCATGA